The DNA segment tatgtgtgatttgattggatgggagtcatgagactctctccagccaatcatgttgatagatacaaataaaatcaggatAGGGAAGTAGCCACCACAGAttgtgggaaaatagcgcagtgggcctgggcttttcagagataacaaATGTTTTACAGTTTGGCAATGACAtcttcctctccttggtctataaatatggattgaaatgtattaCAGCTATcaatcaaatacaatatgaataaaatattcttttttcaataaacaatttttagaatatgtattttatgcatagGATGACCACCCGTCCCGCGTAGCGCGTGCGCGCACAGCGTTTGAAGCCCAATTCATACGTCCCGCAAATTGAGACCATGTCACGCATAATCAATGCTTGCTCAAAAAAAAAGTTGGTCGCTCTATATCCTCGAGCCCCAGGCAGCCAAACGAACATTACTTGACAGTTCAGTAGTACGCAACTGTTGCCACACCCACGTGACACACCCCTCAGTTTTTCgttgttgtcatgacagcgcaCGCACATGCATACCAGACACTGGGAAGGAACTTTTAGATGCGCGCTTTCCAATTCAAAAAATGGAGAAAGAGACTGAGTCTGAGGCACCGCCATAATCAAAAAAGAGAAGGTGTTGGGGGGATACCGAGAGGGCTTTTTGTGACCTTTGCAAAACGTCCTTCTCAATCGGACATGGAGGGGAATACGATGCCAAACAACACAGACTCACGGAGACTCACAAGAAACGTGTCCAACAGAAAGAGACATCCAAATCTATGGATGCTTTCCTCCGACCTAAAAACGACTTTCTAGCTGACAAAGTGACTGCTGCAGAGGTGACGAGTGTGTATCACACTGTCCAACACGCTACATCATATCAGGCAGGAGATTGTGGCACAAAGCTAGCCCAAACGATTTATCCGGACTCGGACATTGCCAAGAGGATGGCCTGTGGTCGGACGAAGGCAGAAGCCATTGTCACGGATGTGCTTGCCCCTGCCTCCGTCGAAGATTGCTTAAAAGTCCTCAGAAGACCACTGAATGAGCAACGAGAGGAAACAACCAAGGTAATGTTAAAGTTATGTTCATGGATGTAAAATTGTTGTGTGTTAGCTATTTGTGACTAAAAATGATCGTTGCTTTAATTCTGTCTCTTATCTTTCTTCTTTATTTGATTCAGATGCTGGTGAAAAGGTTTGAATCCTAAAGATGTCCCCAAAGTCCTAAAGGTGTCCCCAGAacactgaacagttttttttttcctgtgcctGCCTTTACTAAAATGCAAGTTCACCATCCTTCCTCCCCCTTCTCGTTCCGCGAACCTCTGGAGTTGTgagttaagacttttttttttactgttcctGTGGTGTTGAGCAACTACAATTCCTGTTAAtcctataattttatattataatttatttaaagtgaataaattgtaatgaaaaataaataaaattaaatagctAAAGTAAATCGTAAGTGGAAGTGCATCTGTTCAATTCATTGAATGTTCAAAATATTATTAatctttatttagaaaaaaaatacacattggtTGGCCTATTCATGAGGATACATCAGCAATTACACATGTTTAGGGGAATAGGGCATTATTAATATACCATGTGTGGTATGTGCTAGAAATGGGTAAACCACTATCAGTGAGTCTGCCCGTGGGGTGGGGGCACTGCCGCGCCAGGCAGTGTCCCACATTGTCCCTCAGAAACATACCCCTTGTCCCCCCTTGGGCTTATTAGCAGGTGGTCACCCtatttatgcaccaaacactatattgacatttaaaaaagggaaaatgtCAAATTTTTTGACTTGGTTTCAtgaacttatggtaagatgatatcataatagcttgtaatgtaaaataatgagatctttataatgacagagcaggctgcatatatgaaaatacacagaaatattatttcatgctttaaatatatcttctaaaatgtatattttgtcagaaaatgtaagaaatttcaaagctgatttttgtttttttgcgatGGGCATGAATTTAATGTAATGGTGACTGAGCGATATacctaaaaaaaaactgttgtatCAGATTTGACACATggatttcaaataaaataaataaaatgacaatataaaatgttttgaccaagcacaagttgcttatattcagcaaatactcatttgaaaatgtcagtctgccaggggcgggggagaccccttctgttccccaagaacgcggcaggGGATTCCGTCCGCCagtggctggaggactgcctccgatccttcCGTCGTCCATTAGAGTgttctttttttcctctctctctcccactgccactccgcgttggccttttccctctcttttaaattttacagtgtttttttaggggggtactacactgttacatacACTGGGGAAGTATCCCCCCtccatattttaataaattttgtttccctccccctgccccctcccagattcaggaaggcagggatgacatGCCGGCAGATgtggcttagggcacgccctcccccaaggaaagaggggggatgtacgtcatgccgggggcccctcagcctgagagaacgagggaggaatgtgacagggtggagggcagggcctattattatattattaaactagtatttatattgtcaagccggttctcgccgcctcttTCCCTTGAATTTCTTTACCCTCCGCGCTGTACCTTCTATCCACGGGTATGAGGACATCCCGGCTGGCgcttggggatttcaatgggcgCGGTTTCACCGGGTAATTCCCCTCAGatctcccgttccccagcacgctagTTTTCTCCCGTACGGTTCCAAAATGAGACCAGCACGTCTCATGGCCAGCTTGATGTCTCTTTCATGGACTGCGAGCACGATGAGTCTTCGATCACTGTATCGGAGAATGAACTGGCGATGTCggatgctgaggactcgactgggctaccATCTTTGggtctgcccacccagtctgaggcgcAGAGCTgcccgccatgcttgcccgggctgccgtgattatctggttggactggaaccctccaccctcccctgagcactcgcggcttgatgattggttcctgggttcggggcgCCGCTCACGGCCATATCCCCACCCCCATTTCATTCCGGAGGTGCACAAAGAACTGACGAGGTTATGGAGGGCACCTGGTTGCGATGCACCTGCAAAATGCTGCCACCTGTCGGGATTGTCCAGTGCTCCCATCCAGAGCCTGGAGGGCTAtgtcgtctctggcgaccaaagcctacagtgccgctacagtctgctcgctgagggcgtccccctgcagcggCGAAAGCCCAGGCGGCTCCGCCTCAGCCCGAGCCCAGCTCTCTGCATCAGCGTAGAGTCAACCCGCAGGAAGCTAATGCTCCCAGTCTCGGACGAGCCAGGTAGCGAGATGTCCAACACAGAGCTGGTATCAGACCACTCCataccccggtggagggccaggaggtaaatcttttgtttcttcctctttttccttcgcaaattttaaaaaaagagtggtttcctcactCTTTGGGTCACGTAATCAGTGTTCACGACGGCCATTGTCATGGCGACCAGACACTGAGCACTTGCAGAACACGGTCCTCCCGCCATTTGCGCACCAGCGCCATGCCTATGGCCAACAAGTCTCGAGGATGGTCTCAGCGCAGCCATCTTGGGACAAAGCAACGCTCCTCGATGTGGCATCACCTGCTCCTCCCCACCATGATGCCCCACCTCCAGGTTCATCTGACACGATCGTCCCTTTAATGCCCTTTGCCCGGAACTAgcgctttccaacccatcacagtggctgaccaggaccatccaactctgctacgtgattcagtttgccaggcgcctGTCCCGGTTCAGTGGCATCTGCTTCTCTTCAGTGCAGAGCGAGAACACCGCCACCCTGTGTGCGGAGATCACTAAACCTTCTTCGCAAGGGTGCGATGGAGCCTGTCCCTCTAGCCGAGATGGGGGAAGGGTTCTACTTCATCTTACCAAAGATAGGCGGtgtgttgcggccaatcttggaccagcAAATTCTGAACCGAGCATTACACACACTCCCGTTCAAGATACTaacgcagaaacacattttgacatgcgtcctacatcaagattggttcgcagtggtagacctgaggGATTTGTACTTTTacgtctcggttttacctcaacacagacaacagtacaaggtcctccccttcggcctctccctgtcccctcgcatcttcacgaaagtcgcagaggcagctcttgccccgttaagggaagtgggcatccacatactcaactacctcgatgactggctgattcttgCACACTCACGAGAATTGCTGTGcacgcacagggacctggtgctctggCAGCTCAGCTGTCTAggccttcaggtcaactgggaaaagagcaatctCTCCAAggtttagagcatctcttttctcggtatggagttagactcggtctcaatgatagcTCGTCTCACAAGCGTGCgtacacagtcagtgctgaactgcctgaagtcattcaggctgaggacagcggttccattgaaacactttcagaggctcctggggcatatggcttcctcacgcagcttgggttgatgcatatgagactacttcagtactggcttcagactcgagtcccgagatgggcatgatgCCATCATGCGCtctgccgccacttattcagccctacATCCTTATTCAGCAGTTCCCCTACATCAGGTTTCCAGAGGCGTAGTGGTCACCATAGATGCCTCCAAGTTGGgctggggtgctgtgtgcaaagggcacgcagccgctggttcctggacaggactgcaactgggttggcacatcatctgcctagagttgctggctgtactgctcgccATGCAGAGGCTATTGCCAtacgaggcagctttatgccctgaagtggcgcttgttcacgaattggggTTCTTCCTTCCCTTGGGGACCCCCAGAGATACGCAATCGGATCAGTGCTTTccatcctgcaggagaggctgtagGAACGgctatccccctccaccttgacggtgtatgtagccactatagcgGCTCACtatgatgcagtggacggtaagtccctagggaagcatgacctgataatcaggttcctcagaggtgcccggaggctaaatcctcccaggccatgcctcttcccctcgtgggatctctccacggtcctcctgggccttcgtggagccccctttgagccactagatTCAGTCGAGGCTGAAAGCCCTGTCCTtgagatggccctcctgattgcgctcacctccatcaagagggttgggaacctgcaagcattttctgtcagtgacacttgcctggagtttggtcctgcAGAATCTcaagtgatcctgagaccccggctGGGCTCCactacccccttcagggatcaggtggtgagcctgcaaacgctgcccctggaggaggcagacccaaccctatcgttgctgtgtccggtgcagagctttagacgctctgagcagctctttgtctgcttcagcggagagcagaaagggaacgctttctccaaacagaggcttaagaactggatcgtggatgccatcactCTGGCATACCAGTCTCAGGCATTGCCTGCCCCTTTGGTAATACAAGcacactccactaggagtgtggcatctcgtgggcactggcccatggcacctctcaCCAGACATCTGCAGTGCagtgggctgggctacacccaatacctttgcgagattttacatcACAgagttgagccggtttcatccagtgatttgtcaggtacgaacaggtagattttggtaatacggaacaactggccgggtgtatcacttgcatatagcgcccttcccctcccctgaggtgaaagcATGTGCTTTTACCCCAAGTCGAGTTCACGAAGTCGTGGACACATGATGTCCTTCATCCCTTGCCCTGTTGCTCACGAATTCGGTGGAGGAGTTACtcaggtaaccccctgtgatgtattttccatggtacggtctgTCAGCAGACCCACGTCTCCCCTGGGCAAAGCCCTCTCTGCCCCCAgccgccgtgtttgtagagctcctcccctttgaggcaggacctaccaccgcgccccTTCCATGTGCGGTTAGTGACCCCACGTGTTGTTTTGCCACATTTTgtcctccccttttgggcaggatgtggtctctgtgggttattttccccctgaaaggataggaatggaaaagaacaccttccccgatctctataatagcattagatggccccagccggatctaatactctgtggagagaaaacatagagaaaaaaaagctgcggctggcgtggcctgctcccatgctagttacatcgcttccccccctcagggatgtggggaactacatgatgtcttttttgggtgttgggggaggttacgtgcagactgatgcacctgctattacgcacgcagcagcttgcttgcacctgcatcagcagttcacgtaacacggttcagctgttgtgtcATTTTTCtatagtgacccctagtgtcactacatcaacacaatgtcgactgagtggcagaaggggaacttcttggttactgttgtaaccttggttccctgatgcattccttctccttttatactggtataaaattaaaatggcatgcaaattcttatttttgtaatctgattatataatacagattacatgtacCACAATAGTAACAACATAATTATTttgatcaaaaatatttttactagtAAGTAGTACATTGTTaatatcagtgttgggtgtaatgaaTTACTAAGTAAGTAATTactataattaaattactttttcaatgaaaaaagtAAATTAAGGGACTTCtgttaattttcaataattttaacagttacttctgatgtgtgttaaatactgtatagactatagaacaattgtatataaaacaatagtgaatttaaaattttaattgaatgtctaatttaatgcagcccgCTTTAATTCTTTGACCAGtccattaataatttatttgattttatatgatttatttgaaagaattaaaagaataatttcatgtctatccttgtatttttcatctggtcgaggctGTTAAGGGTTTTAgaatgtaattagtaataagtaatgcaattccttttcagacagagtaattagtacagtaatctaattacactatagaagatgtaattagtagttagtaattaattacttttttagagttacttacccaacactggtcaatATGTGAAATTGCAATTTCAATTAAtaagaaatttgaattgtagaaATTCACATCCTGCACAATCCTtatttgttcatgttgtagagtacTGCGGGATCAGGTACAGAGGGCAGGTAGGCTTGCACACACTATTCCAGAACTGCAGCCAATGAATGATGAGCAGGAGAAGTTACTGGAACAGATGGCTGAAGTCATCATATTATACGGGGACGATCTTGATCGGGatgtaaaatttaaaaagttAGTGTCGACAGGCCTTTTGTATATCTTATTACATTGAATATGAGAATGAAAGGACGATTTATTAATCATAAATTGTTTCATTTTAGCATGGTCGATGGGTTTGCACGTGTGGCGGATAGTCAGAGTTTTCTGATGCTTGTAGATAAAGTTTTTGTTGATGGTATCACCTGGGGCAAAATTGTCATGCTGATCTGTGTTGTTGGAAAATCACTGGCTAAGGTATGCAATGCTTtccttatttatttgtgtttcaatTCCCCAACCTTGTTTATGCTCTAATGCAGTACTAATGAGATCAATGTATGTTCCATGTTTACACTTTAATGTAATAGAGGtgcatgcattattattattattttgttttgttattgatAGATTCTTGCTGACTTAGTCTCAGTAATTGTGTCTTGGACACTAGATTACTTCAAGAATAAGCTGCTGTATTGGATCTGCAATATGGGAGGATGGGTAAGATTTGATAACCATAATGTATGTTTTAACAGAATGTCTGagacatacactgtaaaaagctGTCAttgaatacatatatatatattattttattatttttttcaatgcaGATAAATAGTATCTCTTCCTTGGCTCATTACTCCTATGAGCAAGATTCTGGTTCTTCAACCAGCCTGGTCTCACCTTTCTCTGGAGTCGTATTTATCAGTGGGCTACTGCTTGGTGGCCTCATTGTCTGGAGACTAAACAGATGTGCCTGAGTGGGGTCAAGGGAGGTTTGAAGTGTGAAAAGGAAAGCTAAAGGATGGATGCAGTAATGGACCATAACAAACCAAAAATGGTTTggagaccaaaaaagaaaaataggagAAGAGAATGCTGCTTGGGATTGGCATGCACTATTTTGAAGTTTCATAGATATTAGtcttttcttataaaaaaaagttttaattggAAGAGTATATAATTGCATATTATgatatttgcaaaaaataaaagtgaaatgaggtgaaaaagtataaataatatattgagaAAGGAGAGATAAAAGAATGGcacttttcttatatatatattatagcatTTTTGAAAGCATGTCCAAAAGGGGAAGTATAGCAAAAACCAGCAAGACTTGAAATATCAGAGTGCAGTACAAGACTGTTTACTGTAATCTCTAGTGGTCTCTACCTCAGTTTCACTAGTgccattattttacatttagattttcatTGAAACTATGACTCTTTCctgcaataataaaataaaaataattaaatagctTAAGTGCCTTcactgtttattttcattataggaaATCCCCTATCTAACTTTTTAtgtatgtcaaaaataataatatgaagaATTATCATTATAATAACTGTTTTAAGTGTcttcaatgtttatgttaatttTAAGTACAGGAAAAATGCCTatccctttatatatatatatataagggataGGCTATATTTATAAAAAGGGATTTTTTCTGTACTTAAGATTAACATATGGATATATATCTCTTAGGATAAATAATAAATACCTTTTGTGTTGCGACTCCTGCATCCTCCTTGCACCCCATCATGAACTTTGTTACAATAACATTATGTATCAATATGCATACCTTCCAAGTTTGTACtgtacttttgttttattttagtttatgatatttacattttcttgaaTAGTTCACTTTctaccaaattacattttattgcccagctctTCTCTCCGTTTAACCAGTAAGTGTGACAGGCTCACCGACTAGGAGGGAAAGATCAGCAAAATCAGTAACAGTGACACACAAATGTTACACCCCCCACCCAAATCAAGTTCTGAGACTGCTAGTGCGACCTCAgctttattcatgtgattatctagtcagccaatcgtgtggcagcattgcaatgcataaagtcatgcagatacgggccaggagcttctgttaattttcacattaaccatcagaatggggaaaaaaaattgatctcaatgatttcgaccgtggcataattgttggaCCCAGACAGGCTGGTTAAAgcatttctttaactgctgatctcctgggattttcacacacaacagtctctagagtttactcagaatggagccaaaaacaaaaaacatccaggttGCGGCAGTTCTGCCATCgaaaacgtcttgttgatgagagaggtcaacagagaatggctagactggttcgagctgactgaaaggctgcagtaactcagataaccactctgtacaattgtagtgagcagaatagcatcacaACATACCAAATCTGGAGGTGGATGGGCCTCAACAGTTGAACACCACATTGGACACTTTATTAGAACCACAGGGTTCATAATAACCTTTTTAATTATTCCCATAGAGAGTGGTGATAAAGGCTTCATCTTCAACTCTCCTAAAAAAATGTTGATGGACAAAGATAAACATAGTGCGCTGCTTTTAATCAGCCTATAGCCATCAGTAGTATTAGTATACTTGAAAGTGCCACATAATTGCTTTGTTGTACTTTGCATAAATTCCTCTGACTTGTCAAATTCTCACTTTCTCTATACATTCCTCCTTAGAAAATCTAAGATCATCCTTTATAAATAGCTCTGTAACTAAACTACACTTCTATGAGCTGTGCATACAATGTACCAAATTATTTTGTTATGGATATTTTTGCAGATGATTCTTTCGGTTTGAAATGTAGTGTCTTGTAGCAAACAGAGTGCTTGCATTTAAATTATCTCCTCTCCTTCTACCCATTCAACTGttctaatttaaatgtacaatttttatttgtatttagttCAGAAGCATCTTAAGACATTTGCTTTAGAAGCATATGAAggaattaaatgtataatattttttatgatcTAACAAgcaaaaacagaaatgaaaaatggtaataaaaaacactattaacacttaaaatgccTGGTAGATTTTAAGAACACACAGATAGTAAAGGACTCTTAATAATAGGATCCATGATGCAAcctggaggaaaaaaaaacaggacACATGTTGAAAATTTTGGCATGagcttttaacatttttattgactttttgataattttttctttttaaattggaTTTCATTTTTCTAATTGTTTTTGGGCTTTTTTCCCCCTATCTGTAATGGAGAAAATATGATCAGGTAGGTTAGCATTCACGTTCAAACTTTCATACTTttagtaatataataattttaaagtcTCAGTTTTCACAAACTCTGTTCAATTTgacagtttattatttttttctttatacatttcaaaaatataaaagGTAAATAATAAACATTCCATTGAAACATATTTTATACAGTTCTTGATATTTTTCCCTTTGTTTATTGTATCCAGCATCAATCTAGCATAGAACTCATCTATTGTTTTAGGAATCTTCTCTTTCCCGCTGGCCTCTCTTTCGCActctatatctctctctgtcccttGGAGATTTATCGTACCGGTTGCGCTCAACAGTAGATACAGCAGCTACATTAGCTGTGATAGTGCAATGAATTCCCCCTTTAAACAAGCTAAACATAAAGACAATATaagacaatataataataattggtGTGCAGACACATTCTAAATGAAATGAGTTCCAAATGTTGACATTTTCCATAGATTAAATGTGTGCTGTCGCATCTGCTGCATCTATGTTCTTTCAGCTCTGTGTCTGTGGAAGCTCTGAATAGCATTAGCTACAGTGGAGGCTACCAATATTTTATACAGATACATCAGACACCAAAtaacacacatattttaaaaacaatacataaacaaGTAAATTAAACTTAGCTAGGAATGGCTAGTGTATAGCCATAACTATTTAGTTTTTTGGTATGGCTACATTTGGAAGTAAATTGACATCCTTTAATAGTTGTCTAGCTAGATATATTCTTCCTTTCACTCTAGGTGGCTCAGAGAGAGAAGTATCAGAGTAGAGAGTCCAGGTGAAAGAAATGTTACATCATACTGACCATTCACAAATTATTCACAAGTTATGTCCTCGTTTTATTCCATGCATGCATTATAATTCAACTTCAaacaatatgataaaaaaaacacaagaacaaGGGATGCAAAAAAGCTGCTTCTTCAAAAATAGAAAAGGAGAGGGAACAGGTATGAGAAGGGGATGCAGACAGGAAATAGAGAAAGAGTGAAGACTGATTCTGGCTCCGATATGTTCTGCTCCTCTCTGATATGTTTTGTATTTGGGTTTCAAGTAAAGGTATGCAAGTGTTGAGCCGTAACTGTAACtgtaagttgaaaaaaaaaagaagctcaaTCAACTGAAGAGGAGGTGcaaccaaaattaaaatgttcatgCTTTTTAGGAAGAAGGTGCAACACTCACTCTACACAGAAATAGGCCTTagctttatttgtttaaaaacagtgatgTTTCGGCCATCCTCAGAGCCTTCATCAGACATCCAGTGTTGAGCCGTTAGTCATCTCAAGGAGATGTAGTCTCACTCAGCATGTTCACGTTTGAAACACACAAATTCTCATTGCACACGTGATCCATTCACAGACAGAGCTGTCTTCAACTGATGTGGCCGATTTACATACAGAAACATTCAGGGAACAGCTTCAGGCACACTGGATTTATTATAAAGGATCAGATGAACGTGTCCCTTAATCCTTAATGACAACaacactcaaaaattaaaaaaggtgGCGTTCCAACATTATTGCTCCATACCGCACAGTAATATCTGCATCTGTAGCACTTTATGAATGGCTAGAGTGATACAAGTCATATTAACCAGTCAGCAAACGCTTGTAAGATGCAAATTAAGTCCAACACATAAAATAAGGTTGTAAGATAGGTTCCAAGCCATGAAAGTTTTGGCAACATATATATCTTGCATACGCTTTGAGATgaatatattcacatatatataaATGCTAATTTTTAACTTGAAAAGTGCATGGGCATCTACCTGCATTGGGTAAACTGGGTCTATCAGGAGATACATTGCTGAAAGAGATGTAAAACAAGCCTGACACAAAAGTAAGGGTGAGAATGTATGTACAGGAGAGTGAATTCAGAGCACTACTAAAAAAAAAGCAACATGGCTACTACAACTGCACACATCTGTTGTGCCTTCAAGCTATGTGGGCCAGCTGCTAACAGCTTCTCACAACAGTCACCAGGTTCTGGCTCTGGGCCGAACTGTGAAAGAGCTGCATTTGTGCCATTATTTATTCTCCCTGGACACAACAGACACCAGCCAGCTGGCCTGAAGACatcgcatgtgtgtgtgtgtgtgtgtgtgtgtgtgtgtgtttgtgtatgtgtgtgcgagtgcgtgcgtgcatgtgcgtgtgtgtgtgtttgatctgCTAAGGTCTTGCTTAGGTGTTGCATAGGTAGTTACTAAACTAAGCTTACGTTATAATCAGATAGCattgaataaaatatatgatgattGTTGAcagtacatttttaagaaaattgaCATTTTATGGGGTATAAATCAATGTAAAGATAATGAACCCCCTAAATATAc comes from the Xyrauchen texanus isolate HMW12.3.18 chromosome 12, RBS_HiC_50CHRs, whole genome shotgun sequence genome and includes:
- the LOC127653277 gene encoding apoptosis regulator BAX, with amino-acid sequence MSSGTSNQEDSREVIMASDDLFSQNLVIRVLRDQVQRAGRLAHTIPELQPMNDEQEKLLEQMAEVIILYGDDLDRDVKFKNMVDGFARVADSQSFLMLVDKVFVDGITWGKIVMLICVVGKSLAKILADLVSVIVSWTLDYFKNKLLYWICNMGGWINSISSLAHYSYEQDSGSSTSLVSPFSGVVFISGLLLGGLIVWRLNRCA